From Pyramidobacter piscolens W5455:
CCGTGGTAAAGTTTTTGATCTTGAAGCCTAAATTTCTGGCGAGAGAAAGCGCCTTGAGAAAAACTTCGGGCATGATCACGGCGCTTCCCAAGTTCAAAATCACCCCGCCTTCAAGCCGGGAAACGGATGCGGCAAAGATGCGGAAATCCCTCAGCGACGCATCGCCGATGTCCGCCCCGACGGCGCTGGGATGCTGATGTACGATATCCGTCCCCAAAGCGACGTGAACCGTATAAGGAATATTCAGCCGGGCCGCCTGGACCGAAAGGCAGAGGCGGTCGTAAGGAGCCCGTTTTTCCGCCAGCAGAGCGCCAAGAGCCTCGCCCAAACCTTCTTTGCCGAGACGGGCGCGGGAGGCGGCGTGATTCAACACGTCCGCCGTATCCGCCGCCATGCCGAAAGAGCCGTCTTCAATCTGCGCGGCCACGTCTTCCGAAGTGCGACCGCACAACGCCAACTCGGTATCGTGGATGGCGGCGGCGCCGTTCGACGCGAAATGCGTGATAAAGCCGTCTTTCGCCAGATCCAGCAGAAAAGGAATACACCCGCACTTGACGACGTGACCGCCGAACATGGCGATCACGGCGCGGCCATTTTTTTTCGCCTGCACGATCGCCGCGGCGACTTCGAGAAGGTCTTTGGCCTTCAGGACGTTCGGAAGGCCGAGAAAGAATTCCCCCACGCTCATGCCGTGGCGGTAGGCTTTCCCTTCGCTCGCCGCAGTGACAAGAGAAGGACGTTCTCTTGCCTGATACGTTTTTGCCTTGGTCGGATCCAACTCCATAAAACGGCTCATTGCCACGCCTCTTTCATCATATCGGTAAAAATCACGTCGAGCGCGGTTATGATTTCTCACAAGGCGAACCGCGCCCATCCGGCAAAATCAGCAGAATTCCCCAAAAACACCAGAACATCACCGACGTATCGCGGCGTCCCATGAGAACGTCGGCGGTCAGCGCGTAGGCCAGCACGGTCAACAGCAGGATGAAAAGGGCGACGCCCCACGGGAAGGACCGTCCGTTCTCCGTTCGCGCCAGCCGGAAAGCTTTCTTCAAAGAGACGGCATACGCCGCCAGAAAAAGCACGAGGCCGGGGATCCCGGCAAGATAGGCGACGTTCAGAAACGTCGAATGCGGGTGCATGCCGTTCGCCTGATACTTCAGCCCCAACTCGTCGGCTTTCGTTCGGAAAAGTTCATGATACAGGCGCAGAAATTTCTCTCCGCCCCATCCTGTAATGGGACGCTTCCGGATCAGATAGGCCGAGGCGTTCCAGATCTCGTTGCGATACGTCGTAAACGCTCCCATGTCCCGCATCGACGTAACCTGCCGATATTCCGTCGCGATTTTTCTCCACAGGCTGCCTCCGGAACGAGCGTTGATCGCGACACAGGCCAGCACGAGCACGACGGCCCCGCTCGCGAGAAACGAGATCCCGATCTTCTTGAATCTGGAAGCCCAGTAGAGCAGAAAACATCCGCCGATCGCCGCGGCCATCCACGCCCCTGAAGAAAAAGACAAAAAAACGACAAGACACGCGGGAACAACGATAAGCACGCGCCGGACAAGTCCTTCGGCGCACCAGAACGCATAGCAAACAAGGGGCGGCAGCAGCAGCAGGCCGAGCAGCCCCAGATTATTCCCGTTCTCCAAAGAACGATTGGGGAAATAGCCGATAAAGCCCAATTCCCGCAGCAGGTTTCCAAAGAGAATCAATACGCTCGCCCAGACAAAAAGACGCATCATTTTTCGGCGGCTCGTCTCGCGAGTCAGGAAACGCGCCGCAAAATACATGCCGAGGAAAACTTCCCAAAAGATGGTGACATTTCTGCCGTAGCCGTCCACATCATGGAACGTCAAAAGCCCCACGGCAGCACTCCAGAGGCATAACGCCAGCCAACATCCAAGGACGATTTTCCCGGTTCGGTCCAGATTCTTCAAGCGGAAAGGCACATGATATTTTATTCTGCCGACAGTCATCAGGATCAGACACAGTGCCCATAAAACATAGTGGACGACGGGTCCTAAAGGAGACAGGCACACGGAGGCCAGATACAAATTTACGAGGACATTCTCGATGGTGTCTGCTTTGGAGCTCTCTTTCGTCATTTCAACTCTTCTTTCCGGTGCGAAGGGTTCGCTCATTTGAAATCTGCAACGTCCTTTTGTAGAGCGCCACGGTCTGAACGGCGATCCTGCTCACGCTCACTTCCGCCGCGCTCTTCGACGCGTTTTCCGAGAGCTTGCGGCGCAAAGAGGGATCCATCCCCCGCATCATCAGAACGCTCAAAAACTTCACGTCGGACGGGCGGAACAACAGGCCGTTCTCTCCGTCTTCGACAATGTCCAACGTGCCCCCGATATCCGTAGCGATCGGCACGACCCCGGCCGCCATCGCCTCGATGAGCATCAGGCTGAACCCTTCCGGCTTTTTCGAGGTCTGCACGAAAAGGTCAGCCGCCCACAGCCACGGCCTGACATCGGCCGCAAAAGGGAAAAAACGCACACGGTGTTCCAATTCCAAAAGGCGGGCCAGTTCTTTCAGGCTCGCTTCCTCAGGGCCGCTGCCGACAAGCCAAAAATGCGCCTTCACATCCTTTGGCAACAGCGCCACGGCGCGCAGATAATCGTCCCACGCTTTCCAACCGACAAAACGCCCCATTCCCAAAATCACGGTTTCATCGCCGCGAACGGAAAGCTGCCGGCGAAACTGTCGGCGCACCTCGGCATCGCGAACGTATTTTTCGGATAAAACGGGATTGAGAATCGTCTCCGTAAGAAACGCGCGCTTTAATTTCAAGCTCCTGATATGCTCCGTAACGGCTGACGAGCAGCCGATCACGACGTCGGAGTGGCGATAGTATTTCGCTTTCGGATATTTGTCGAACGTCGACACGACGGGAACGTCCTTCCTCAGTCCCCAATAGCCGCCGATCGCCGCGGCCGCAGAGAGCCTCGTATGGATCAGCTCCGGCTTCACGCGATCGATAAGACGCCCCACGCCATAGGCGACGGCGGGCAGCCACTGCGCAACGGGAACGTACGTGGAATGTTCGATGTTCTCCCGTGCCAATCCGGCCGCCAAAGTGCCGCCGCCCCGGCAGATCACGTGGTTCTCGACGCCGCACTTCTCCAGTTCCTTCAGCAGTTGAATCCATGGCACCATCCAGGCCAAGCGGTTCTCGTCAACGTAATGCAGGACTCTCATAGCATGTTATACCCTCTCAGTCATGCGTTTGGACCGGCCGTAAGAAAACTACGAATCGGTTTGCGGGAGAAAACGGGTTCATGACGACTGCTTCTTCATTTCTCGGCACATGGAGCGTTTAAATTTTGATATATCGCAAGCAATTTCCCGGCCATCTGCGCTTCCGTCAAAAGGACGCTTTCATCAAACTTTGGCGCAGCCTCGAGACAACCGCTCAGGACGCGCCGTAAACTACACGTCCATGCCGATATCTCCGAAGGCGGTAAAAGCTTTTCCCCTTCGAGGGCCAGCTCGCAAATCGCAGGCAGATCCGAGGCAAGCACAGGCACGCCCATCTTCACGGCAAGCATCAGCGTCAGCCCCATCCCTTCGGAAAGAGACGGCAAAACATAACAGCTGCATTTCAGGAGCCTTTCGATAATATCCTCTTTATATCCCGTAAATTCAACCTGAGGAGCGACGTCCAAACTGACGGCGCGTTCTTCAAGCTCTCTTTTCTGCGGCCCGTCTCCGACGATCACGAATTTCCAACGGCGTATTCCTTCTTGTTTTAACAGCGCCAGAGCCTGCAAAACGGTGTCGATTCCCTTCAAACGAGTCAGACGCCCAACGGCAAGGATCACCGGCGTGTCTCCGTCGCGAGGGCGCCACTGCGGCACGCTTTCGGGCAAACCATTGTAAATAACCTCGCTGTTTGCAGGAATGTATTCGCTGAGATCGTCCTTTACCGCTCGGCTGACGCAAATGACCTTATCGGCCCTTTTCAGCGGATACAGTCCTAAATTATGGCTGTATACCGCGTGAGCGGTATACAGCCACGGGACATGGGCCAAAGAGCTGGCCCAGTTGGCGATCCACGCCGGCACGCGGGAGTGCGCGTGAATGATCTGCCAATGCTCCTGTCTGACCCATTGGGCAACTTTTACCGCGCTGTACAGTCCCGTCAGCGGATTTTTTTT
This genomic window contains:
- a CDS encoding O-antigen ligase family protein, coding for MTKESSKADTIENVLVNLYLASVCLSPLGPVVHYVLWALCLILMTVGRIKYHVPFRLKNLDRTGKIVLGCWLALCLWSAAVGLLTFHDVDGYGRNVTIFWEVFLGMYFAARFLTRETSRRKMMRLFVWASVLILFGNLLRELGFIGYFPNRSLENGNNLGLLGLLLLPPLVCYAFWCAEGLVRRVLIVVPACLVVFLSFSSGAWMAAAIGGCFLLYWASRFKKIGISFLASGAVVLVLACVAINARSGGSLWRKIATEYRQVTSMRDMGAFTTYRNEIWNASAYLIRKRPITGWGGEKFLRLYHELFRTKADELGLKYQANGMHPHSTFLNVAYLAGIPGLVLFLAAYAVSLKKAFRLARTENGRSFPWGVALFILLLTVLAYALTADVLMGRRDTSVMFWCFWGILLILPDGRGSPCEKS
- a CDS encoding glycosyltransferase gives rise to the protein MRVLHYVDENRLAWMVPWIQLLKELEKCGVENHVICRGGGTLAAGLARENIEHSTYVPVAQWLPAVAYGVGRLIDRVKPELIHTRLSAAAAIGGYWGLRKDVPVVSTFDKYPKAKYYRHSDVVIGCSSAVTEHIRSLKLKRAFLTETILNPVLSEKYVRDAEVRRQFRRQLSVRGDETVILGMGRFVGWKAWDDYLRAVALLPKDVKAHFWLVGSGPEEASLKELARLLELEHRVRFFPFAADVRPWLWAADLFVQTSKKPEGFSLMLIEAMAAGVVPIATDIGGTLDIVEDGENGLLFRPSDVKFLSVLMMRGMDPSLRRKLSENASKSAAEVSVSRIAVQTVALYKRTLQISNERTLRTGKKS
- a CDS encoding glycosyltransferase family 4 protein; translated protein: MAAMKIVHILPELQIGGVERHVIDLSNELVKKGHEVMVISAGGQMERQLDPKVLVRHLPVHKKNPLTGLYSAVKVAQWVRQEHWQIIHAHSRVPAWIANWASSLAHVPWLYTAHAVYSHNLGLYPLKRADKVICVSRAVKDDLSEYIPANSEVIYNGLPESVPQWRPRDGDTPVILAVGRLTRLKGIDTVLQALALLKQEGIRRWKFVIVGDGPQKRELEERAVSLDVAPQVEFTGYKEDIIERLLKCSCYVLPSLSEGMGLTLMLAVKMGVPVLASDLPAICELALEGEKLLPPSEISAWTCSLRRVLSGCLEAAPKFDESVLLTEAQMAGKLLAIYQNLNAPCAEK